Proteins from a genomic interval of Psychrobacter urativorans:
- a CDS encoding DUF1328 domain-containing protein gives MFRWAIIFAVIALIASFLGFGGVAGLSSNLAYIFLVVAVILFIVAFVGRKM, from the coding sequence ATGTTCCGCTGGGCTATCATTTTTGCTGTTATCGCATTGATTGCGAGTTTTCTAGGTTTTGGCGGAGTCGCCGGTCTGTCATCTAACTTAGCCTATATATTCTTAGTAGTCGCTGTTATCTTATTTATCGTCGCTTTCGTCGGTCGTAAGATGTAG
- a CDS encoding 4a-hydroxytetrahydrobiopterin dehydratase gives MSSLSHQQVDLQLEELAGWEREGDSIVKTYHFSDFIEAMSFMNQAAFYAESLDHHPEWRNMYNVVEVRLTTGDTGGITSHDIRLAKRMEHIVQPKHL, from the coding sequence ATGAGTAGTTTATCTCATCAACAAGTTGACTTACAGCTAGAAGAGCTTGCAGGCTGGGAACGCGAGGGTGATAGCATCGTAAAGACCTATCATTTCAGCGATTTTATTGAAGCGATGAGCTTTATGAATCAGGCGGCTTTTTATGCGGAATCTCTTGATCACCATCCTGAATGGCGTAATATGTATAATGTGGTAGAAGTACGCCTAACCACTGGCGACACAGGCGGTATCACCAGTCATGACATTCGCTTGGCTAAGCGCATGGAGCATATCGTTCAGCCTAAACATCTATAA
- a CDS encoding GNAT family N-acetyltransferase: MSAEHSKPAPHITHNQSAHRFETTIEGQTGYISYKERGDTLVYDHTIVPQSLGGRGVGSDLVKHALDYAREHNKKVVPQCSFVSAYINKHPDYQDLV; this comes from the coding sequence ATGAGTGCCGAACATTCTAAACCAGCGCCACACATTACTCACAACCAATCAGCCCATCGCTTTGAAACCACTATTGAGGGACAAACTGGCTATATCAGCTATAAAGAACGCGGTGATACCTTAGTATATGACCATACGATTGTCCCGCAATCCTTAGGCGGTCGCGGTGTCGGCTCCGACTTGGTCAAGCATGCTCTTGATTATGCGCGTGAGCATAATAAAAAGGTCGTGCCGCAATGTTCATTTGTATCCGCTTATATTAACAAACACCCAGATTATCAAGATTTGGTATAG
- a CDS encoding fatty acid desaturase family protein, translated as MRALPSLSTAHSAVPMLTPLTDEQLIAQARLLSVQKTATQNQDTEDQYINTHSVPTQYPTLTAAPLPKEQTEALAAELDTLYKSVMDSLDAKDARYIHRIYATVVYSELVARGLLATAGRLSSKRSQVGTWLLGTTLLSFSKILNNMELGHNVMHGQYDWMQHPHLNSQNFDWDIVCPAPLWKHSHNYLHHTFTNIVNRDHDVGYHLIRVTDEQSWTPSDRYNPFKTMVLALGFEWAVAFHDIQISVDEYADDPDIHPILQQKSRDLFAKIVRQVGKDYIALPAVAGLALGRRSAVTTLSGNITANIVRNLWTWAVIFCGHLTDQAHIYTHLDDIESRGDWYVRQILGSSNVKGGSLFHILTGNLSHQIEHHIFPDMPAHRYASIAPQVQAICQKYNLTYNTGHFGKQFKEVIGRIMYFSKPSKKEWLSYQQSLTKMDANGVTEAENIAKKQQRTAVKGSGLSKVIPQVVRQAWFYAW; from the coding sequence ATGCGTGCATTACCGTCATTATCTACCGCCCACTCTGCTGTTCCTATGCTAACGCCCTTGACTGATGAGCAGTTGATCGCGCAAGCTCGTTTGCTATCGGTACAAAAGACCGCTACTCAAAATCAAGATACTGAAGACCAATATATAAATACGCACTCTGTGCCTACGCAATATCCGACGTTAACGGCTGCACCACTGCCAAAAGAGCAGACTGAAGCACTAGCCGCTGAGCTAGATACGCTATATAAAAGTGTGATGGACTCGTTAGACGCTAAAGATGCCCGCTATATTCACCGCATTTATGCCACCGTGGTCTATAGTGAGCTGGTGGCGCGAGGCTTACTTGCCACTGCTGGACGACTGTCATCAAAACGCAGCCAAGTTGGTACGTGGCTGCTTGGGACAACACTGCTGAGTTTTAGCAAAATATTAAACAATATGGAGCTTGGTCATAACGTCATGCATGGGCAATATGACTGGATGCAACATCCGCATCTTAATAGCCAAAATTTTGATTGGGATATTGTCTGCCCCGCACCATTATGGAAGCACTCGCATAATTATTTGCATCATACTTTTACCAATATCGTGAACCGCGACCATGACGTGGGCTATCATTTAATTCGGGTGACTGATGAGCAGTCTTGGACACCAAGCGACCGCTACAACCCTTTCAAAACCATGGTGTTAGCTCTTGGCTTTGAGTGGGCAGTGGCGTTCCACGATATCCAAATCAGCGTTGATGAATATGCTGATGACCCTGATATCCACCCTATATTGCAACAAAAATCCCGCGATTTATTTGCCAAAATTGTACGGCAAGTCGGTAAAGATTATATCGCCCTACCGGCTGTTGCAGGATTGGCACTGGGTCGCCGTAGCGCCGTAACCACTTTGAGCGGCAATATCACCGCCAATATCGTGCGCAACCTATGGACGTGGGCAGTTATATTTTGTGGGCATCTGACCGATCAGGCGCATATTTATACCCATCTTGATGACATTGAAAGTCGAGGCGATTGGTATGTGCGGCAGATTCTTGGCTCCAGTAATGTCAAAGGCGGCTCATTATTCCATATTTTAACGGGTAACTTATCACATCAGATTGAGCATCATATCTTTCCAGATATGCCCGCGCATCGTTACGCCAGTATCGCACCACAAGTACAAGCGATATGCCAAAAATATAATTTGACCTACAATACGGGACACTTTGGCAAACAATTCAAAGAAGTAATCGGGCGTATTATGTATTTTAGTAAGCCCAGTAAAAAAGAATGGCTATCCTATCAACAATCGCTAACAAAAATGGATGCTAATGGCGTGACCGAAGCCGAGAATATTGCTAAAAAACAACAGAGAACGGCAGTCAAGGGTTCGGGTTTAAGTAAAGTTATCCCCCAAGTCGTCCGCCAAGCATGGTTCTATGCATGGTAA
- a CDS encoding flavin reductase family protein has translation MTHGYRPEIIQSAFVDFIGARLNPFWSLTVPKLRLMSRVALSEDLIALQFETNHAFKKQVFDLQQGWAGGQHINISVPIDGIHHQRRYSLVGLAKEQLLYEQTDNDNNAEKSPTVTIAIKPQGLVSDYLTKHAALGAIFNSGMPSGDFTLAQAAKQANLSTLNPTLNKQSSLLFIAGGSGITPMLGLIMQALQSGQNVTLLHYNRMPLLTTYWANLAKKYATFTYHLIHTEDPSTYLANSRYLSAQVLLSLELPLADTQIFACGSQTFLAELYRVVDEIELASDPLSINKTADTPSLRDNIMIERFGTALPDFISSNEIAEVEPKSISLRTRQRQFTTSTTLLLGAEQAGLKLPYGCRQGICQMCRCHKISGVVKNIQTGKMSTDGLESIQTCIHVAMTDVILDI, from the coding sequence ATGACCCACGGTTATCGTCCTGAGATTATCCAAAGCGCATTTGTTGATTTTATCGGTGCGCGTCTAAATCCATTTTGGTCATTAACGGTGCCTAAGCTGCGCTTAATGAGCAGAGTTGCGCTCAGCGAAGATTTAATAGCGCTACAATTTGAGACCAACCACGCTTTTAAAAAGCAGGTGTTTGATTTACAACAGGGTTGGGCGGGCGGACAGCATATTAATATCAGCGTCCCGATTGACGGTATCCATCATCAGCGCCGTTACTCGCTAGTGGGTCTAGCTAAAGAGCAACTCTTGTACGAGCAAACCGATAATGATAATAACGCTGAAAAATCACCCACCGTCACCATCGCGATTAAACCGCAAGGTCTGGTTTCTGATTACCTAACCAAGCACGCAGCACTTGGGGCAATATTTAACAGTGGTATGCCAAGTGGGGATTTCACTTTAGCGCAGGCTGCTAAACAGGCAAACTTATCGACGCTAAACCCAACGCTTAACAAGCAATCTTCGTTGTTATTTATCGCCGGTGGTAGCGGTATTACGCCTATGCTAGGGCTGATAATGCAGGCGCTACAGAGTGGGCAGAACGTGACTTTATTACACTACAATCGTATGCCGCTCCTCACAACCTATTGGGCTAACCTCGCCAAAAAATATGCTACTTTTACCTATCATCTTATTCATACTGAAGACCCGAGCACTTATTTGGCGAACAGTCGGTATTTAAGCGCACAAGTTTTATTATCATTAGAATTGCCACTCGCTGATACCCAAATATTTGCTTGCGGCTCACAAACCTTTTTAGCCGAACTCTATCGAGTTGTGGATGAAATAGAGTTAGCCAGTGACCCTTTATCAATTAATAAAACAGCCGACACGCCATCGTTACGCGATAATATTATGATAGAACGCTTTGGCACGGCTTTACCTGACTTTATAAGTAGCAATGAGATAGCAGAAGTTGAGCCAAAATCTATCTCGCTACGCACGCGCCAACGCCAATTTACCACTAGCACTACTTTACTGCTCGGCGCTGAGCAAGCAGGGTTAAAACTGCCTTATGGTTGCCGACAAGGGATTTGCCAAATGTGCCGTTGTCATAAAATCAGCGGGGTGGTCAAAAATATTCAAACTGGCAAAATGAGCACGGATGGTCTGGAATCCATCCAAACCTGCATTCATGTGGCGATGACCGATGTGATATTGGATATATAG
- the ettA gene encoding energy-dependent translational throttle protein EttA, producing MAQYIYTMNNVSKLVPPKREILKNINLSFFPGAKIGVLGINGSGKSTLLRIMAGVDTEFSGEARAQAGTKVGYLPQEPQLDDSKDVRGNVEDGMREALDALSRLDAIYAEYAEPDADFDKLAEEQGKMEDIIQAWDAHNLNNQLEKAADALRLPPWDADVSKLSGGEKRRVALCRLLLSRPDMLLLDEPTNHLDAESVAWLEQFLQNYSGTIVAITHDRYFLDNVAQWILELDRGHGYPYEGNYTEWLEQKNTRLEQQNKQEESFAKALKKELEWIRTNKKGQQAKSKSRVQRFEELNSQEFQKRNETSEIYIPPGPRLGNKVIEINNISKSFGDRLLYENLSFNVPAGAIVGIIGPNGAGKTTLFNMITERDTPDTGSVDLGESVSVAYVGQVRDNLDDSKTVWEEISDGLDIITVGDYTTPSRAYIGRFNFKGSDQQKHVGQLSGGERNRLQLAKTLKQGANVLLLDEPSNDLDIETLRALEDAIQVFPGTVMVVSHDRWFLDRIATHILAFEDEGPVWFDGNYSEFETYRKKTMGDDASPKRAKFKKISN from the coding sequence ATGGCTCAATATATCTACACGATGAACAACGTGTCAAAACTTGTTCCGCCTAAGCGTGAGATTCTGAAGAATATTAATCTATCTTTTTTCCCTGGTGCCAAAATTGGCGTGTTGGGTATTAATGGTTCAGGTAAATCAACCTTGCTCCGTATCATGGCGGGTGTTGACACTGAATTCAGTGGTGAAGCGCGTGCGCAAGCAGGTACTAAAGTCGGTTATCTACCGCAAGAACCACAGCTTGATGACAGTAAAGACGTGCGTGGCAACGTTGAAGATGGTATGCGCGAAGCCCTAGATGCGTTATCACGTCTCGATGCGATTTATGCAGAATACGCTGAGCCTGATGCGGACTTTGATAAACTTGCTGAAGAACAAGGCAAGATGGAAGACATCATCCAAGCATGGGATGCGCATAACTTAAATAATCAGTTAGAAAAAGCCGCTGATGCGCTACGTCTGCCACCATGGGATGCCGATGTCAGTAAGTTATCCGGTGGTGAAAAACGCCGTGTGGCTCTATGTCGTCTGCTATTGTCACGTCCAGATATGTTGTTACTTGACGAACCAACCAACCATTTGGACGCTGAGTCCGTGGCATGGTTAGAGCAATTCCTACAAAACTATAGCGGTACTATCGTTGCCATTACCCATGACCGTTATTTCTTGGATAATGTCGCCCAATGGATTTTGGAGCTTGACCGTGGTCATGGCTATCCGTATGAAGGCAACTATACTGAGTGGCTCGAGCAAAAGAATACTCGTTTAGAGCAGCAAAATAAACAAGAAGAATCGTTTGCTAAAGCGCTGAAAAAAGAGCTAGAGTGGATTCGCACCAATAAAAAAGGTCAACAAGCCAAGTCTAAATCTCGCGTGCAGCGTTTTGAAGAATTGAACTCACAAGAATTCCAAAAACGTAACGAGACCTCTGAGATTTATATTCCGCCCGGTCCACGTTTGGGTAATAAAGTTATTGAAATTAATAATATCTCCAAGTCCTTTGGCGACCGTTTATTGTATGAAAACCTGAGCTTTAACGTACCAGCAGGCGCAATCGTTGGTATTATTGGTCCAAATGGTGCGGGTAAAACCACATTATTTAACATGATTACCGAGCGTGATACGCCAGATACCGGCTCAGTTGACTTGGGTGAAAGCGTTAGCGTGGCTTATGTTGGTCAGGTTCGTGATAACTTAGACGATAGCAAAACGGTGTGGGAAGAAATTTCTGACGGTCTTGATATCATTACGGTTGGCGACTATACCACGCCAAGCCGTGCCTATATTGGGCGCTTCAACTTTAAAGGTTCAGACCAACAAAAACACGTTGGTCAATTGTCTGGTGGTGAGCGTAATCGTTTGCAATTGGCAAAAACGCTTAAGCAAGGCGCGAACGTATTGCTCCTTGATGAACCCTCAAACGATTTGGATATCGAAACCTTACGTGCGCTAGAAGATGCGATTCAGGTCTTCCCAGGTACGGTTATGGTCGTGTCGCATGATCGCTGGTTCCTTGACCGTATTGCGACCCATATCTTGGCATTTGAAGATGAAGGTCCAGTTTGGTTTGATGGTAACTATTCTGAGTTTGAAACCTATCGTAAAAAGACTATGGGTGATGATGCCAGTCCAAAACGTGCGAAGTTTAAGAAAATATCTAACTAG
- the plsB gene encoding glycerol-3-phosphate 1-O-acyltransferase PlsB, with protein sequence MIPKFLKKRMFKAPVISDTTISHDVAQLSDNDKIATTVYTKAPINQLYRKLSGQVLDVAVKPKLLGELPEFAADDKTLTFYVLQDYSRSNSILIDLQTQEYKLPPALVGVKDSVHQIDENAAIVFLHHPKAKNDDLSPRLSRLIAATLQNPALKIRLVPVSILWGRAPEKEDSLFRLLMIDGWEDPSITKQLFNIGMMGRDTFVQFHAPQDLRSLIYESLHDDVAEPAHSTDSANLNDETSTHEAVTHALVPSANANRELVRTLQQQLNIYLDKQRASMLGPDLSDRRNLVDKLIYSPAIKHAIDKEATATGVTVREARILAKGYANEMVNDYSYPIIRIFDRFLTWLWTQLYDGVDVHHFERVRELAVDHEVIYVPCHRSHVDYLLLSYVIYKRGLSIPYIAAGDNLDVPVLGPFLRGAVAFFIRRSFRGNALYTAVLREYMHTLITRKTPIEYFIEGGRSRSGRLLPPKMGMLAMTVHSQLRQTNKPVVFIPTYIGYERIMEGGTYIGELKGKPKESESLMGLLKVSRKIERIFGNVHLSFGTPLHLTDFMQKFDVPADSLPADRTDTPLDAKASAMVDNIGIKIMQNINKAAVVNPVSLLSLVLLSAPKAALDEDICREQIALYQNIARQLPYADDTVITDMSPQHIIDYGIKLKLIERIPHILGDIIQVAGKQAALLSYFRNNILHVFILHSFLAALVARNGRIERSRLEGIVAQMYPFLQSELFLHYSAHSLTETLNQKIDNMLSHGLIIELGHGVLSVPDANSRCYQQLKVLATPVGQSLERYFMTLALLAQQGSGNLTVEEVVDLCHLLGQRLSVLYADDIPDFFDRSLFLSFVNALIRLNYLQKDEETGILIFDNRIDNIAHHAKYVLSPDMMQILQQVASLDEAAIAHAMNEINNKKQRKFGRKR encoded by the coding sequence ATGATACCGAAGTTCTTAAAAAAGCGGATGTTTAAAGCGCCTGTTATTAGCGATACCACGATTAGCCATGATGTGGCTCAACTCTCTGACAACGATAAAATAGCGACGACGGTCTATACCAAAGCGCCGATTAATCAGCTCTATCGTAAGCTATCAGGGCAAGTTCTTGATGTGGCGGTCAAGCCAAAATTATTAGGCGAGCTACCAGAATTTGCTGCCGATGATAAAACGCTGACTTTTTATGTGCTGCAAGATTACTCACGCTCCAACAGTATTTTGATTGATTTGCAAACGCAAGAATATAAACTGCCGCCGGCTTTGGTTGGGGTAAAGGACAGCGTGCATCAAATCGATGAGAATGCCGCGATTGTCTTTTTGCATCATCCAAAAGCTAAAAATGATGACTTATCACCGCGTCTGTCTCGTCTCATTGCCGCGACGTTACAAAATCCAGCGCTTAAGATTCGCTTGGTGCCGGTCTCCATTCTTTGGGGGCGCGCACCTGAAAAAGAGGATTCTTTATTTAGATTGCTCATGATCGATGGTTGGGAAGACCCGAGCATTACTAAGCAATTATTTAATATCGGAATGATGGGTCGCGATACTTTTGTACAGTTTCATGCCCCGCAAGATTTGCGCAGCCTTATTTATGAGAGCTTACATGATGATGTCGCAGAGCCTGCGCATAGCACGGATAGTGCTAACTTGAATGATGAAACAAGCACTCATGAAGCAGTCACTCATGCTTTAGTACCATCTGCTAATGCCAATCGCGAGCTGGTACGCACGCTACAGCAACAGCTCAATATCTATCTCGATAAGCAACGTGCCAGTATGCTTGGTCCTGACTTATCTGACAGACGTAACTTAGTGGATAAGCTGATTTATTCGCCCGCTATTAAACACGCAATAGATAAAGAAGCCACGGCAACGGGCGTTACGGTACGCGAAGCGCGAATCTTAGCAAAAGGCTATGCCAATGAGATGGTCAATGACTACTCCTACCCCATTATTCGTATTTTTGATCGGTTCTTAACGTGGTTATGGACGCAGCTGTATGATGGCGTAGATGTGCATCATTTTGAGCGCGTGCGTGAGCTGGCGGTGGATCATGAGGTGATTTATGTGCCTTGTCATCGTAGCCATGTTGATTATTTATTATTGTCTTACGTTATTTATAAACGCGGCTTGAGTATTCCTTATATCGCCGCAGGTGATAACTTAGACGTACCAGTGTTAGGACCTTTTTTACGTGGTGCGGTGGCATTCTTTATCCGCCGTAGTTTTCGTGGTAATGCGCTTTATACTGCGGTTTTACGCGAATATATGCACACGCTGATTACCCGAAAAACCCCGATTGAATATTTTATTGAAGGCGGACGCTCACGTTCAGGGCGGCTCTTACCACCGAAGATGGGTATGCTCGCCATGACGGTGCACAGCCAATTGCGCCAGACCAATAAACCAGTCGTTTTTATTCCGACTTACATTGGTTATGAGCGCATTATGGAGGGCGGCACCTATATTGGTGAGCTAAAAGGTAAACCTAAAGAGTCAGAATCCCTCATGGGTCTGCTGAAAGTGAGCCGTAAGATTGAGCGGATTTTTGGTAATGTGCATCTCAGTTTTGGTACACCGCTACATTTAACCGACTTTATGCAGAAATTCGATGTGCCTGCGGATAGCCTACCCGCTGACCGTACCGATACGCCACTCGATGCGAAAGCCAGTGCCATGGTGGATAATATTGGCATCAAAATCATGCAAAATATTAATAAAGCAGCGGTGGTCAATCCAGTATCGCTGTTATCCTTAGTGCTGTTATCTGCGCCCAAAGCGGCACTGGATGAAGACATTTGCCGTGAACAAATTGCCCTTTATCAGAATATCGCGCGGCAGTTGCCTTATGCAGATGATACGGTCATCACCGACATGAGCCCGCAGCATATTATCGATTATGGTATCAAGCTCAAACTTATCGAACGTATACCGCATATATTAGGCGACATCATTCAAGTGGCTGGCAAACAAGCGGCGCTGCTCAGCTATTTCCGCAATAATATCTTGCATGTCTTTATTTTGCATTCTTTCTTAGCAGCGCTCGTGGCACGTAATGGACGCATTGAACGCAGTCGCCTTGAAGGTATCGTCGCGCAGATGTATCCGTTTTTACAAAGTGAGCTGTTTTTACATTATTCAGCCCACAGCTTGACCGAGACGCTCAATCAAAAAATTGATAATATGCTCTCGCATGGTCTGATTATCGAATTGGGTCATGGCGTATTGAGTGTGCCTGATGCCAATAGCCGTTGTTATCAGCAGCTTAAGGTATTGGCAACCCCAGTGGGACAAAGTCTTGAGCGTTACTTTATGACGCTTGCGCTCCTTGCCCAGCAAGGCTCAGGGAACTTGACAGTAGAGGAAGTCGTTGATTTATGCCATCTGCTCGGACAGCGTTTATCCGTACTTTATGCCGATGATATTCCTGATTTCTTTGATCGTTCGCTATTTTTGAGCTTTGTTAATGCGCTTATCCGCCTGAATTATTTACAAAAGGATGAGGAAACTGGCATATTAATCTTTGATAATCGCATTGATAACATTGCTCATCATGCTAAATATGTACTCAGTCCGGATATGATGCAAATTTTACAACAAGTGGCAAGCTTGGATGAAGCAGCGATTGCGCATGCCATGAACGAAATTAATAATAAGAAACAGCGTAAATTTGGGCGCAAGCGTTAA
- the ybaK gene encoding Cys-tRNA(Pro) deacylase, which produces MTPAINLAKQRGLDYELHEYIHDEHAPSYGLEAAEKLGVEAARIFKTLVVATESGTLAVAIVPVATTLNVKKMAKALACKKVKMADPKQVERSSGYVLGGVSPLGQKKCLTTVIDLSAQDKVTIYVSAGRRGLEIELSPQQLATTLNARFADIADR; this is translated from the coding sequence ATGACGCCTGCCATTAACCTTGCCAAACAACGCGGTCTTGATTATGAGCTGCATGAATATATCCATGATGAGCACGCACCCTCTTATGGACTAGAAGCTGCTGAAAAATTAGGCGTTGAAGCCGCGCGAATATTCAAAACCTTAGTGGTAGCAACGGAATCGGGTACGCTTGCGGTGGCGATTGTGCCAGTTGCTACCACTTTAAATGTTAAAAAAATGGCAAAAGCCCTTGCCTGTAAAAAGGTCAAAATGGCAGATCCTAAACAAGTCGAACGCAGTAGCGGTTACGTACTTGGCGGCGTCAGTCCACTGGGACAAAAAAAGTGCTTAACGACTGTGATTGATTTATCAGCACAAGATAAAGTTACCATTTATGTCAGCGCTGGTCGCCGTGGTTTAGAAATTGAACTGTCACCGCAGCAGTTGGCTACTACGCTTAACGCTCGATTTGCGGATATCGCTGACCGTTAA
- a CDS encoding 5-carboxymethyl-2-hydroxymuconate Delta-isomerase, protein MPHLTIQATPNVMIPHAESLLKTLNNALWETGHFKQATDIKARILPVNTFLVGVEDDEQEHGFIYAHLKLMSGREASVRDSLAQLLVTTIDEKLAAAQSGRTQLQICVEVEEISTIYQKKILGQ, encoded by the coding sequence ATGCCGCATTTAACCATTCAAGCCACGCCCAATGTCATGATTCCTCATGCCGAATCGCTGCTCAAAACGTTAAATAACGCGCTTTGGGAGACGGGACATTTTAAACAAGCGACTGATATTAAGGCGCGTATTTTACCAGTGAATACTTTTTTAGTAGGTGTTGAAGATGATGAGCAAGAACATGGCTTTATTTATGCACATCTGAAATTGATGTCAGGACGTGAGGCGAGTGTCCGCGATAGTCTGGCGCAGTTATTGGTCACGACCATAGACGAAAAGTTGGCAGCCGCCCAATCAGGACGCACCCAATTACAAATATGTGTCGAAGTAGAAGAAATTAGCACTATTTATCAGAAAAAAATACTGGGTCAATAA
- a CDS encoding acyl-CoA dehydrogenase C-terminal domain-containing protein: MLTYKAPLRDIKFLINDVFNFQKHYKDLDNGENADPETVDMILQSIADFAENVLMPIYQSGDAEGCHFDNGVVTTPKGFKEAYQQFVEGGWQGISYPEQYGGMNLPMSLNLIKSEIIGTANWPWSMYPGLSTGCINTLMQYGNDEQKETYLHKLVAGSWAGTMCLTEPQCGTDLGQVKSKAIPQEDGSYKLSGTKIFISSGEHDLTENIIHIVLARLPDAPEGTRGISLFIVPKFLPNAESEIGERNGVSCGSIEHKMGISSSATCVLNFDEAVGHLIGEPNKGLKAMFTFMNTARIGTGIEGLAHTELSFQNALPYAKDRRSMRTLSGVKDPEKVADAIINHADVRRMLLTQKAFAEGGRSMIYHAARYADKMSQAVVNGDEAEFEKWDDKLGFYTPIIKGFLTELGIESAKHGQQIYGGHGYIKEWGMELIARDARIATMYEGTTGIQALDLLGRKVLLQSKGKIIRDYTSNIMRWCGEYALDKDMRKFVWALTKLCAEWNTLTVRLMLIARKDREIISAASDDFLMYSGYVMMGYHWARMAAVAHEKIKNGGTESEEFYTAKIQTAEFYFDKILTRTSGHAESMVAPSESMTAMKIESFAFLD; encoded by the coding sequence ATGTTAACTTACAAAGCTCCTTTACGTGATATTAAGTTCTTAATTAATGATGTTTTTAATTTTCAGAAGCATTATAAAGATTTGGATAATGGCGAAAACGCTGATCCTGAAACCGTCGATATGATTTTGCAAAGTATTGCTGATTTTGCCGAAAACGTGCTGATGCCTATTTATCAATCGGGCGATGCCGAGGGCTGTCATTTTGATAATGGCGTGGTTACTACTCCAAAAGGGTTTAAAGAAGCGTATCAGCAGTTTGTAGAAGGGGGCTGGCAAGGTATCTCGTATCCAGAACAATACGGTGGTATGAATTTACCCATGTCATTGAACCTCATTAAATCTGAGATTATCGGCACTGCCAATTGGCCATGGTCCATGTACCCTGGTCTATCCACCGGCTGTATCAATACTCTAATGCAGTACGGTAACGATGAGCAAAAAGAAACCTATTTGCATAAATTGGTCGCAGGCTCATGGGCAGGTACGATGTGTCTGACTGAACCGCAATGTGGTACGGATTTGGGTCAGGTAAAGTCAAAAGCCATTCCACAAGAAGACGGTAGCTATAAGCTATCGGGCACTAAGATTTTTATCTCCAGCGGTGAACATGATTTAACTGAAAATATCATTCATATCGTATTGGCTCGCCTACCGGACGCCCCTGAAGGCACGCGCGGTATTTCGTTATTTATCGTACCAAAATTCTTGCCCAATGCTGAAAGTGAAATTGGTGAGCGTAATGGCGTGAGCTGTGGCTCTATTGAACATAAAATGGGCATTAGCTCATCAGCAACTTGTGTCCTGAACTTCGATGAGGCAGTCGGTCATTTGATTGGCGAGCCGAATAAAGGTCTGAAAGCGATGTTCACCTTTATGAACACTGCTCGTATCGGTACTGGTATCGAAGGCTTGGCGCATACGGAATTATCCTTCCAAAACGCACTGCCCTATGCCAAAGATCGTCGCTCTATGCGCACGCTATCCGGTGTTAAAGACCCTGAAAAAGTAGCAGATGCTATTATTAATCATGCTGATGTACGACGCATGCTACTGACTCAAAAAGCGTTTGCTGAAGGTGGTCGCTCCATGATTTATCATGCCGCACGTTATGCTGATAAAATGTCACAAGCCGTTGTCAATGGCGATGAAGCAGAGTTTGAAAAATGGGATGATAAGCTTGGTTTTTATACCCCAATTATTAAAGGTTTCTTAACTGAGCTGGGTATTGAATCCGCCAAACACGGGCAACAAATCTACGGTGGACATGGTTATATTAAAGAATGGGGCATGGAGCTCATCGCTCGTGATGCCCGTATTGCCACTATGTATGAAGGCACGACCGGCATCCAAGCCCTAGATTTACTGGGTCGTAAAGTGTTGCTACAGTCGAAAGGGAAAATCATCCGCGACTATACCTCTAACATCATGAGATGGTGTGGCGAATATGCGCTTGATAAAGACATGCGTAAGTTTGTATGGGCATTGACCAAACTGTGTGCCGAGTGGAATACCCTGACCGTACGCTTGATGCTTATCGCTCGTAAAGACCGTGAAATTATCTCAGCAGCGTCCGACGACTTCTTAATGTATTCAGGCTATGTGATGATGGGCTATCACTGGGCGCGTATGGCAGCTGTCGCTCATGAAAAAATTAAAAATGGCGGTACTGAATCAGAAGAATTCTATACTGCTAAAATCCAAACTGCCGAGTTCTATTTTGATAAAATATTAACCCGTACGTCAGGTCATGCCGAAAGTATGGTAGCGCCAAGCGAAAGCATGACGGCAATGAAAATCGAAAGCTTTGCCTTTTTAGACTAA